One genomic window of Thermococcus sp. includes the following:
- a CDS encoding PHP domain-containing protein, with protein MKLAFPHDVHTHTTYSDGRGSMWENLENAVAAGLEVLGISDHIHYLPPRAFNTYVREIKMAFNDVPLVLLVGVETNIVENGPDIADWQAEKLDYVIASVHTWVKTPEEYLELVKLALLDENVDVIGHFGASFPYVGFPHQACIDEVLNIAEANGKAFEISSRYKVPDPGFVRECIRRGIKLTFASDAHSPGEVGRIGWAERVFQKAGGRKEDLLFGELL; from the coding sequence ATGAAGCTTGCGTTTCCACATGACGTGCACACCCACACGACTTACTCCGATGGGAGGGGTTCGATGTGGGAAAACCTTGAGAACGCGGTTGCCGCTGGCCTTGAGGTACTTGGAATAAGCGACCACATCCACTACCTACCGCCGCGGGCCTTCAACACCTACGTGCGCGAGATAAAGATGGCCTTCAATGATGTCCCCCTCGTACTTCTCGTTGGGGTAGAGACCAACATAGTAGAAAACGGCCCGGATATCGCCGACTGGCAGGCGGAAAAACTGGATTACGTTATAGCCAGCGTCCACACATGGGTGAAGACCCCCGAGGAATACCTGGAACTGGTGAAGCTGGCACTGCTCGATGAGAACGTTGATGTAATCGGCCATTTTGGGGCGAGTTTCCCGTACGTTGGGTTTCCCCATCAGGCGTGCATAGATGAAGTTTTAAACATAGCGGAGGCAAATGGAAAGGCCTTTGAGATAAGCTCCCGCTATAAGGTTCCTGACCCCGGCTTCGTGAGGGAGTGCATCCGGCGCGGGATAAAGCTAACCTTCGCAAGTGATGCCCACTCACCGGGAGAAGTTGGCAGGATAGGATGGGCCGAGAGGGTCTTTCAAAAGGCCGGCGGAAGAAAGGAAGATCTGCTCTTCGGGGAGCTCTTGTAA
- the meaB gene encoding methylmalonyl Co-A mutase-associated GTPase MeaB, whose amino-acid sequence MIEDLIERMLRGDRRATARLITLVENDEEKAREIVKKIYPHTGKAYIIGITGPPGAGKSTLLDKLIHVAREEGKIVGVIAIDPTSPFTGGALLGDRIRMQRHSTDPGVFIRSMATRGSLGGLAKATSDAIKVLDAYGCDLIFVETVGVGQIEVDVIKTADTVVLVTVPGLGDDIQAIKAGLMEIADIFVINKADKEGADATYFELNMMLDLEKERWERRGWRPPIVESVATTMRGIRELWNVINEHRRFLEKSGEIQRKRTFRAAEEIKAIISGKIAQIISERLDEEEVSELIGKIVGREMDPYSAADMILEKTLGVKV is encoded by the coding sequence ATGATAGAAGACCTGATCGAACGTATGCTGAGGGGCGATAGGCGCGCCACCGCCAGGTTGATAACCCTCGTCGAGAACGATGAGGAGAAGGCCAGAGAAATCGTCAAGAAGATCTACCCCCACACCGGAAAAGCGTACATAATCGGCATCACGGGGCCTCCAGGTGCAGGGAAATCCACCCTTCTAGACAAGCTCATCCACGTTGCAAGGGAGGAAGGCAAAATCGTCGGCGTTATAGCAATCGACCCGACATCACCCTTCACCGGTGGGGCCCTCCTCGGGGACCGAATAAGGATGCAGAGACACTCCACAGACCCCGGTGTGTTCATAAGGAGCATGGCAACGCGTGGTTCTCTCGGTGGCCTTGCCAAGGCTACCAGCGATGCGATAAAGGTTCTGGACGCGTACGGTTGCGATCTCATCTTCGTTGAGACCGTGGGGGTCGGCCAGATAGAGGTGGACGTTATAAAGACCGCCGATACCGTGGTTCTTGTGACAGTCCCTGGGCTGGGGGACGATATACAGGCCATAAAAGCCGGACTCATGGAGATAGCGGACATCTTCGTTATCAACAAAGCCGACAAGGAGGGGGCTGACGCGACGTATTTCGAGCTCAACATGATGCTGGACCTTGAGAAAGAGCGCTGGGAGAGGCGCGGTTGGAGGCCGCCGATAGTGGAGTCTGTGGCGACAACCATGAGGGGAATCCGGGAGCTCTGGAACGTGATCAACGAGCACAGAAGGTTCCTTGAGAAAAGCGGGGAAATCCAGAGAAAGAGAACCTTCCGGGCCGCGGAGGAAATCAAGGCCATAATATCTGGAAAGATAGCGCAGATAATCAGCGAGCGGTTGGATGAAGAGGAGGTCTCGGAGCTGATAGGTAAAATAGTGGGGCGGGAGATGGATCCCTACTCTGCCGCGGATATGATACTTGAGAAAACCCTGGGGGTGAAAGTATGA
- the smc gene encoding chromosome segregation protein SMC, with protein MPYIEKIEMKGFKSYGNRKVVVPVSKGFTAIVGANGSGKSNIGDAVLFVLGGLSAKAMRATRISDLIFAGTKNEPAAKYAEVAMYFNNADRGFPLDEDEVVIKRRVYPDGRSAYWLNGKRTSRSDILDILSAAMISPEGYNLVLQGDITKFIKMSPTERRMIIDEISGIAEYDAKKEKALNELKQAEENLARVDLLIKEVKGQLDKLEKERNDALRYLDLKERLEKARVTLLLGEIQALERLINESTERDTSIKAEMDAIEERLKEVAKEIVSREKELNSIERELEEKSEDGILEVTRKISEVQSKIELAKKNIENAEREIEDSQIRLAKAKEELKRVSSEIEKSKSAIQRWAKRREKLKAEIKEKEVVKNELVIKLGEIDKSFAVAKEEFDKVVDELEEAKKSMYMKEGDVKKFEDEIERLKTRIAQNKAKRVALKSKIEELKKSLDEKRSQLGELESRMDGAETRLRKAEKELEEKRRRLNRVTGELSKAREELIKAEAQREVRGNRAIEFLRNQKLPGVYGPLGELIKVGDESYTLAVEIALGGHYDNIVVEDDRVAEKAIKLLKEKKLGRLTFLPLNKIKPRSLRERPQLGVPAMDVIQYDPGFKNAVAYALGDTLIVSDMDEARTVGIGKVRMVTLGGELLEKSGAITGGHYRRKGRMGVDTSELRKKVESVEREREALESSVNALSVEIKGLQNDLFEMRMRKSNLTKDLQILQGELERVLAEDGATQEDTEESEALIKSYEEKIHEIKGEIAKLRGRIERLERKKTKLKKALENPEARELNAKIREVEAEISKLKEELGKVESKLESLDARINEELLPRKADLEEEIEGLVNRINALNANIKESENAIAGYEKELEDLKRAEENVKDELKELRERRERLKNEVTELRAEKENVSSKLQNLRIEANTLKIRLAQYNAALEERRGELKHFETSLVRSIKEVPFELEGLKDEIEHMEEEIKALEPVNMKAIEDFEVVERRYMELKSKREQVEAEKESIEEFIGEIEGQKRHVFMQTLNEIAKNFSELFAKLSPGGSARLVLENPDDPFAGGLEVEARPAGKDVKRIEAMSGGEKALTALAFVFAIQHYRPAPFYLFDEIDAHLDDANVKRVADLIKESAKSSQFIVMTLRDVMMANAERIIGVSMQNGVSRVVSLSLEKAMKYLEKARAKSEAEHEEMFGHLAG; from the coding sequence ATGCCGTACATTGAAAAGATTGAAATGAAGGGTTTCAAATCCTACGGTAACCGAAAAGTTGTCGTTCCAGTTTCTAAGGGTTTTACTGCCATAGTTGGGGCCAACGGTAGCGGGAAAAGCAACATAGGGGATGCGGTTCTATTTGTCCTTGGGGGCCTTTCGGCCAAGGCGATGCGCGCAACAAGGATAAGCGATCTAATCTTCGCCGGGACGAAAAACGAACCGGCGGCAAAGTACGCCGAAGTTGCGATGTATTTCAACAACGCCGATAGAGGCTTTCCTCTGGACGAGGATGAGGTCGTCATCAAACGCCGCGTCTATCCTGACGGAAGGAGTGCGTACTGGCTGAACGGAAAGAGGACCAGCAGGAGCGATATCCTAGATATACTAAGCGCCGCCATGATCTCCCCCGAGGGATACAACCTCGTTCTTCAAGGAGACATCACCAAGTTCATCAAAATGAGCCCCACGGAGAGGAGGATGATAATAGACGAGATCTCCGGGATCGCGGAGTACGATGCTAAGAAAGAGAAGGCCCTAAACGAGCTAAAGCAGGCTGAGGAGAACCTCGCCCGTGTTGACCTCTTAATAAAGGAGGTGAAGGGCCAGCTGGATAAACTGGAGAAAGAGCGCAACGATGCGCTCAGGTACCTCGACCTCAAGGAGCGCCTTGAAAAGGCCAGAGTAACACTGCTGCTGGGTGAGATCCAGGCCCTTGAACGCCTCATAAATGAGAGCACGGAGAGGGATACGAGTATCAAAGCCGAGATGGATGCTATAGAGGAGCGCCTCAAAGAGGTCGCCAAGGAGATAGTCTCCAGAGAAAAGGAGCTGAATTCCATTGAAAGGGAGCTGGAAGAGAAGAGCGAGGACGGCATCCTGGAGGTGACGCGGAAGATCAGCGAGGTTCAATCAAAGATAGAACTCGCCAAGAAGAACATTGAAAATGCGGAGAGGGAGATTGAAGACAGTCAAATCCGGCTGGCAAAGGCTAAGGAGGAACTCAAACGGGTCTCCTCCGAGATAGAGAAAAGCAAGAGTGCGATTCAGCGATGGGCAAAGAGGCGTGAGAAGCTCAAAGCCGAGATAAAGGAGAAAGAAGTAGTCAAAAACGAGCTCGTCATTAAACTGGGGGAAATAGACAAGAGCTTCGCCGTGGCTAAGGAGGAATTCGACAAGGTGGTCGATGAACTTGAGGAAGCCAAGAAATCCATGTACATGAAGGAAGGGGATGTCAAAAAGTTCGAGGACGAGATAGAACGGCTGAAAACCAGGATAGCCCAGAACAAAGCGAAAAGGGTTGCCCTAAAATCAAAGATCGAGGAACTGAAAAAGTCCCTGGATGAAAAGCGCTCCCAGCTTGGTGAGCTGGAAAGCAGGATGGATGGGGCGGAGACAAGACTGCGGAAAGCGGAAAAAGAACTGGAAGAGAAGAGGAGAAGGTTGAACAGGGTAACGGGAGAGCTTTCCAAAGCCCGGGAGGAACTGATAAAAGCGGAGGCCCAGAGGGAAGTGAGGGGCAACAGGGCCATCGAGTTCCTGAGGAACCAGAAGCTTCCCGGAGTGTACGGCCCCCTCGGAGAGCTCATAAAGGTCGGCGACGAAAGCTACACCCTGGCGGTTGAAATTGCCCTCGGTGGACACTACGATAATATCGTCGTTGAGGACGACCGGGTGGCCGAGAAGGCCATCAAACTCCTGAAGGAAAAGAAACTCGGAAGACTCACATTCCTTCCACTTAATAAGATAAAACCACGCTCCCTTAGAGAGAGACCCCAGCTCGGTGTTCCAGCTATGGACGTTATCCAGTACGACCCCGGATTCAAGAACGCCGTTGCGTACGCCCTGGGGGACACGCTCATAGTCTCGGACATGGACGAGGCAAGAACCGTGGGGATAGGGAAGGTTAGGATGGTCACGCTCGGCGGCGAACTCCTCGAAAAAAGCGGTGCAATAACCGGAGGCCACTACCGGCGGAAGGGCAGGATGGGAGTGGACACTTCTGAACTGAGGAAAAAAGTGGAGTCGGTGGAGAGGGAGAGGGAGGCGCTGGAATCCTCGGTGAATGCCCTCTCGGTCGAGATAAAGGGACTTCAGAATGACCTCTTTGAGATGAGGATGAGAAAAAGCAATCTGACAAAGGACCTCCAGATCCTGCAGGGCGAATTAGAGAGGGTCCTCGCCGAAGATGGGGCCACTCAAGAGGATACGGAAGAGAGTGAAGCGCTTATCAAGTCCTACGAGGAGAAAATCCATGAAATTAAGGGTGAGATCGCCAAGCTCAGAGGAAGGATAGAGCGGCTTGAGAGGAAGAAGACCAAACTTAAGAAAGCCCTTGAAAACCCCGAGGCCAGGGAGCTGAACGCTAAAATACGCGAGGTAGAAGCAGAAATAAGCAAACTGAAGGAAGAGCTGGGCAAAGTAGAGAGCAAACTCGAGAGTCTAGATGCGAGAATAAACGAGGAGCTCCTTCCGAGAAAGGCCGACCTCGAGGAGGAAATCGAGGGACTAGTAAACAGGATAAATGCGCTCAACGCGAACATCAAGGAGAGCGAGAACGCCATTGCTGGGTACGAGAAAGAGCTTGAGGACCTTAAGAGGGCGGAAGAAAACGTCAAAGACGAACTCAAAGAGTTAAGGGAACGGCGGGAGAGGCTGAAGAACGAGGTGACCGAGCTCCGCGCCGAAAAGGAGAATGTCTCCAGCAAACTCCAGAACCTCAGGATAGAGGCCAACACCCTTAAGATACGCCTTGCCCAGTACAATGCAGCTCTGGAGGAGAGGAGAGGAGAGCTTAAACACTTCGAAACGTCCCTGGTACGGTCCATCAAAGAGGTACCGTTTGAGCTTGAAGGCCTCAAAGATGAGATAGAACACATGGAGGAGGAGATAAAGGCCCTCGAACCCGTGAACATGAAAGCCATTGAGGACTTTGAAGTCGTGGAGCGCAGGTATATGGAGCTCAAGAGCAAACGTGAGCAGGTTGAGGCCGAGAAAGAAAGCATAGAAGAGTTTATAGGGGAGATTGAGGGCCAGAAGCGGCACGTTTTCATGCAGACGCTGAACGAGATAGCAAAGAACTTCTCAGAGCTTTTTGCAAAGCTATCACCTGGAGGAAGCGCAAGGCTCGTCCTGGAGAACCCTGACGATCCTTTCGCGGGCGGCCTTGAAGTTGAAGCGAGACCCGCAGGGAAGGATGTCAAAAGGATAGAGGCGATGAGCGGTGGAGAGAAAGCCCTGACTGCACTGGCCTTTGTGTTCGCAATCCAGCATTACAGGCCCGCACCGTTCTACCTGTTCGACGAGATAGACGCGCACCTTGACGATGCCAACGTTAAACGCGTTGCCGACCTCATCAAGGAGTCGGCGAAGTCCAGCCAGTTCATAGTCATGACCCTCAGGGACGTCATGATGGCCAACGCCGAGAGGATAATAGGGGTCTCGATGCAAAACGGGGTTTCAAGGGTGGTATCGCTGAGCCTCGAAAAGGCTATGAAGTACCTGGAGAAGGCCAGGGCAAAGAGCGAGGCCGAACACGAGGAGATGTTTGGTCACCTGGCCGGATGA
- a CDS encoding DEAD/DEAH box helicase, with product MYLRRDLVQPRVYQEVIYARCKERNCLVVLPTGLGKTLVAMLIADYRLEKYGGKVLVLAPTKPLAIQHEKNFRKLFNIPTERINVLTGELPPKGRQKVWEESTIITATPQTIENDIITGRISLEDVVLLVIDEAHRAVGSYSYVFIAGEYRKSAKHPRILALTASPGSNEERIMEVVKNLSIEHVEFRSESSPDVKPYVQKVEFEWLKVDLPPIYKEVRSLLRDMLKESLKPLAQFKFVSTYSPDISKREILEAGRRINAEVAKGNYATGHLMLHQTKAIKLQHAIELLETQGLTALRSYLKKLREDRRTKSSRELMGDSRMRKVTYLLVQAKESGVDHPKMEKLKELLKEQLKEKPSSKIIVFTNYRDTGRKIVEELREMGISAERFIGQASKSNDRGMSQKQQRETLERFSRGGFNVLVATSVGEEGLDVPEVDLVVFYEPVPSAIRSIQRRGRTGRHRPGRVVVLMARGTRDEAYYWSARRKEKIMFDVLKRVGEMVKKEKQASLEAFVKGRSTRELGARKGPSKRTAQEPPVKPVFVRKQKGIVVYVDSRELRSGVPKYLRELGAEVEVRTLDIADYVVSEDIGIERKSANDFIQSIIDGRLFEQAGRLKEAYEKPLIIMEGSPYGIRNIHPNAIRGAIAAVTLDWGLPILFSSGPEETAGFIYLIAKREQEERKKEVRLRSEKKALTPAERQRLIVEGLPNVSATLAKRLLRHFGNVERVFTATEEELQEVEGIGPKKAREIRKILTAPYVEEG from the coding sequence ATGTATCTGCGCAGAGACCTCGTTCAGCCCAGGGTTTACCAAGAGGTAATCTATGCACGGTGCAAGGAGAGAAACTGTCTGGTTGTCCTCCCCACGGGGCTCGGGAAGACCTTAGTGGCCATGCTCATAGCGGACTACCGGCTTGAAAAGTACGGGGGTAAAGTCCTCGTGCTCGCCCCCACAAAGCCCTTAGCCATTCAGCACGAGAAGAACTTCAGAAAACTCTTCAACATCCCAACCGAAAGGATAAACGTCCTTACAGGGGAGCTTCCACCCAAAGGGCGGCAGAAGGTCTGGGAGGAGAGCACCATAATAACCGCAACACCTCAAACGATCGAGAACGATATCATAACCGGTAGGATATCGCTCGAGGACGTCGTTCTTCTGGTGATAGACGAGGCCCATCGCGCGGTTGGAAGCTATTCCTACGTATTCATTGCCGGGGAGTACCGCAAGAGCGCAAAGCATCCCCGTATACTGGCCCTAACTGCCTCTCCCGGAAGCAATGAGGAGAGGATAATGGAAGTTGTGAAGAACCTCAGTATAGAACACGTCGAGTTTAGAAGCGAGAGTTCGCCCGATGTAAAACCTTACGTTCAGAAGGTCGAGTTTGAGTGGCTTAAAGTCGACCTGCCCCCGATATACAAGGAGGTCCGCTCACTTCTCCGTGATATGCTGAAAGAAAGTCTCAAACCGCTCGCGCAGTTCAAGTTCGTGAGCACGTACTCACCGGACATATCTAAAAGGGAGATACTGGAGGCTGGAAGGAGAATCAACGCGGAGGTTGCAAAAGGCAACTACGCTACAGGACATCTGATGCTCCATCAGACAAAGGCGATAAAACTCCAGCACGCAATCGAACTGCTTGAGACGCAGGGGCTCACCGCACTGAGGTCGTACCTGAAAAAGCTCAGGGAGGACAGGAGAACTAAATCAAGCCGGGAGCTCATGGGAGATTCCCGTATGCGGAAGGTGACGTACCTGCTGGTTCAGGCCAAGGAGAGTGGTGTGGACCATCCAAAGATGGAAAAGCTCAAAGAATTGTTGAAGGAGCAATTAAAAGAGAAACCCTCCTCCAAGATCATAGTGTTCACCAACTACCGTGACACCGGGAGGAAGATAGTCGAGGAGCTCAGAGAGATGGGGATCAGTGCGGAGCGCTTCATAGGGCAGGCCAGCAAATCGAACGACAGGGGCATGAGTCAAAAACAGCAGAGAGAAACCTTAGAACGCTTCTCCCGGGGTGGGTTCAACGTCCTGGTGGCAACGAGCGTGGGGGAGGAGGGCCTCGACGTACCCGAGGTTGACCTCGTCGTGTTCTACGAACCCGTTCCCTCCGCTATAAGAAGCATCCAGCGGCGTGGAAGAACCGGAAGGCACAGGCCCGGAAGGGTCGTTGTGCTGATGGCCCGGGGGACGAGGGACGAGGCCTACTACTGGAGCGCCAGAAGAAAAGAAAAGATTATGTTCGACGTCCTAAAGAGGGTGGGGGAGATGGTTAAGAAGGAGAAGCAGGCCTCCCTTGAGGCCTTCGTTAAAGGTCGATCCACGAGGGAGTTGGGGGCCCGCAAAGGTCCATCCAAACGCACCGCCCAGGAGCCTCCAGTAAAGCCGGTTTTCGTGAGGAAACAGAAGGGAATCGTTGTCTACGTGGACTCACGCGAGCTGAGGAGCGGCGTTCCAAAGTACCTCAGGGAGCTGGGGGCCGAAGTTGAGGTAAGAACGCTTGACATTGCGGATTATGTTGTGAGCGAGGACATCGGGATAGAAAGGAAGAGCGCTAACGACTTCATCCAGTCGATAATAGACGGTCGGCTCTTTGAACAGGCTGGGAGACTGAAAGAAGCCTATGAGAAACCCCTCATCATAATGGAGGGAAGTCCCTACGGAATACGAAACATTCACCCCAACGCAATACGCGGGGCAATAGCCGCCGTTACCCTTGATTGGGGCCTGCCAATTCTGTTCTCAAGCGGCCCAGAGGAAACCGCGGGCTTCATTTACCTGATAGCAAAGCGCGAACAGGAGGAACGAAAGAAGGAAGTGAGACTGAGGAGTGAGAAGAAGGCCCTTACCCCTGCCGAGAGGCAGAGACTTATAGTGGAGGGCCTACCCAACGTCTCAGCAACCCTCGCCAAGAGGCTCTTGAGGCACTTCGGAAACGTTGAGAGGGTTTTCACTGCGACAGAGGAGGAGCTTCAGGAGGTCGAGGGGATAGGACCAAAGAAGGCTAGGGAGATAAGGAAAATCCTCACCGCCCCCTACGTTGAGGAAGGATGA
- a CDS encoding magnesium transporter, whose amino-acid sequence MTVVKAAIGTSKTFRGKLRDAFLLSLPALFLCLIFDFVGGAVLGKNWNTIMSYFPILVFIMPGLMDLRGNIFSALASRFTTKLHLGLIDSVRDPEVTTQIVMAILSSKIPLIVLWIVGLLMIHNFVQNVIVLLMVVASAIFIGVILGYGTALITVLPFKRGYDPDLIAAPLISSLADLITMPTMVYFALLYLHHPGPFYVLAFTMLGILIWLTFRAKFKHEHRRAFGELAAVIGAMALIETVTGGLLVTYEKIINAVIIVSVMWPSVNDSMGNFGSIIAAKVSTKIHLEGVEAVKSRETLYDVLSLFILAPIIGYLTNLISMWVVVHYIHRPARILWSFVLGFPVVILTAMLIGLVVAILAEKYSWDPDNVAIPVVTTLSDVIGTMFLVWVALSSL is encoded by the coding sequence ATGACCGTAGTCAAAGCGGCAATAGGCACTTCAAAGACCTTCAGGGGCAAGCTCAGGGACGCGTTTCTCCTGTCGCTTCCGGCGCTGTTTCTGTGCCTGATATTTGACTTTGTCGGTGGTGCGGTTCTCGGTAAGAATTGGAACACCATAATGTCCTATTTCCCGATTCTGGTTTTCATCATGCCCGGTTTGATGGATCTCAGGGGCAACATATTCTCCGCGTTGGCATCGCGCTTCACAACGAAGCTTCACTTGGGCCTCATCGACAGCGTTCGCGACCCCGAGGTGACGACCCAGATAGTAATGGCAATCCTGAGTAGCAAGATTCCCCTTATAGTCCTCTGGATCGTTGGTCTGCTCATGATCCACAACTTCGTACAGAACGTTATAGTCCTGCTCATGGTTGTGGCCTCAGCCATATTCATCGGCGTCATCCTCGGCTACGGTACTGCGTTGATAACGGTACTGCCGTTTAAGAGGGGCTACGACCCGGATCTAATAGCCGCGCCCCTGATAAGCTCTCTGGCCGACCTGATAACGATGCCAACGATGGTTTACTTCGCTCTCCTCTACCTTCACCACCCCGGCCCGTTTTATGTCCTGGCGTTTACAATGCTGGGGATCTTGATATGGTTGACGTTTCGGGCGAAGTTCAAGCATGAGCACAGGAGGGCATTTGGTGAGCTCGCGGCCGTGATAGGTGCGATGGCCCTCATCGAGACCGTAACCGGTGGTCTGCTTGTCACCTACGAGAAGATAATCAACGCAGTGATAATCGTCAGCGTTATGTGGCCCAGCGTGAACGACAGCATGGGGAACTTTGGCTCGATAATCGCGGCAAAGGTTTCAACGAAGATTCATCTTGAGGGTGTTGAGGCTGTCAAGAGTAGAGAAACGCTCTACGACGTTCTCTCGCTGTTCATCCTCGCTCCGATAATAGGTTACCTTACAAACTTAATCTCCATGTGGGTGGTTGTTCACTACATCCACCGGCCCGCGAGGATCCTCTGGAGCTTTGTCCTTGGATTTCCAGTGGTCATACTGACGGCAATGCTGATAGGCCTCGTCGTCGCGATTCTAGCCGAAAAGTACAGCTGGGATCCAGACAACGTTGCAATACCCGTCGTCACAACCCTCAGCGACGTCATAGGGACGATGTTCTTGGTCTGGGTTGCGCTGAGCTCGTTGTAA
- the mce gene encoding methylmalonyl-CoA epimerase produces the protein MIKKIDHVGIAVKNLEEAMKVWEGLGLKVDEVEEVPDQKVRTAIIHVGESRIELLEPTAEDSPIARFIAKRGEGIHHIALGVGNIEEHLNKLKESGYRLIDEKPRVGAGGARIAFVHPKAVTGVLLELCERGSE, from the coding sequence ATGATAAAGAAGATTGACCACGTTGGTATTGCCGTTAAAAACCTTGAGGAAGCCATGAAGGTCTGGGAAGGCCTCGGATTGAAGGTTGATGAGGTGGAGGAGGTACCGGACCAGAAGGTCAGGACCGCGATAATACACGTTGGCGAGAGCAGGATTGAGCTCTTGGAACCAACGGCTGAGGACTCGCCGATCGCTAGGTTCATAGCCAAGCGCGGTGAGGGAATCCACCACATAGCCCTCGGCGTGGGAAACATTGAGGAGCACCTCAACAAACTCAAGGAGTCCGGTTACAGGCTCATTGACGAGAAACCGCGCGTGGGTGCTGGCGGCGCAAGGATAGCCTTCGTTCACCCCAAAGCGGTTACGGGGGTTCTGCTCGAACTCTGTGAGAGAGGATCCGAGTGA
- a CDS encoding DUF835 domain-containing protein gives MCMLLRRRSANKNSVVVDYRNLHSLLYKRPERRKVLITRRPPAEVTGRNVYPIWITKIEHPGGIDPSRLHVLEQMVWDQMEMNGEIDVIVDAIEYLMMEHGVEQTLRFVSRLRDMAMVMNSNLYVTVGGGIDERTLALLRRLVE, from the coding sequence ATGTGTATGTTGCTCCGGAGAAGGAGTGCAAATAAAAACAGCGTCGTTGTAGATTATAGAAATCTGCACAGCCTGCTCTACAAAAGGCCGGAGAGACGGAAGGTTCTAATAACGAGGAGGCCCCCGGCAGAAGTCACCGGGAGGAACGTATACCCAATATGGATAACCAAGATAGAGCACCCTGGAGGCATTGACCCATCGCGCCTTCATGTGCTGGAGCAGATGGTGTGGGACCAGATGGAGATGAACGGCGAGATCGACGTTATCGTGGATGCCATCGAGTACCTCATGATGGAGCATGGCGTTGAACAGACGCTCCGTTTTGTGAGCAGGCTCCGGGATATGGCAATGGTTATGAACTCAAACCTCTACGTGACGGTAGGCGGTGGTATTGACGAGAGAACACTTGCCCTTCTCAGGAGGCTCGTTGAATAA
- a CDS encoding ScpA family protein, with protein MEARVEGEVTPIDILLQLVTLGKIDPWNIDIVDLTEKYIQRLREMKELDLRVSARAILAASVLVRMKSEALLYEDEREEEETESERIHVDVEPLTPPLRRVERYYTFDDLLEALMDALEEAERKKPRARKRENIEEKIFVVDDFRVDIEKHVNRLYEVVRNVYREKGEKIEFWELVFDPTPKIVARTFLYLLFLSNMGRVKLIQEEPFGDIYIVPLERDLKASS; from the coding sequence GTGGAGGCACGCGTTGAGGGGGAGGTAACCCCCATCGATATTCTCCTTCAGCTGGTGACCCTGGGAAAGATCGACCCGTGGAACATAGACATAGTTGACCTGACGGAGAAGTACATACAGCGGCTAAGGGAGATGAAGGAGCTCGACCTCAGAGTCTCGGCCAGGGCCATTTTAGCCGCTTCCGTTCTAGTAAGGATGAAGAGTGAGGCCCTCCTGTACGAGGACGAGCGTGAGGAAGAGGAGACCGAATCTGAGAGGATTCACGTGGACGTTGAACCCCTAACCCCTCCCCTGCGCCGTGTTGAACGCTACTACACGTTTGATGACCTTCTTGAGGCCCTTATGGATGCACTGGAGGAAGCGGAACGTAAAAAACCGCGGGCGAGGAAGCGGGAGAACATAGAAGAGAAGATCTTCGTAGTCGACGATTTCAGGGTCGACATCGAGAAACACGTTAACAGACTGTACGAGGTAGTCAGGAACGTTTACAGGGAGAAGGGGGAAAAGATAGAATTCTGGGAGCTGGTCTTCGACCCGACCCCCAAGATCGTTGCAAGGACTTTCCTCTATCTGCTGTTCCTGTCCAACATGGGCAGGGTGAAGCTCATTCAAGAGGAACCCTTTGGAGACATCTACATAGTCCCACTGGAGCGGGACCTCAAAGCGAGTTCCTGA
- a CDS encoding cobalamin B12-binding domain-containing protein → MVERSKVRVLIAKPGLDGHDRGAKVIARALRDAGFEVIYTGIRQTPEQIVESVIQEDVDVLGISILSGAHMVLIPKILRLLEERDLKPNEDVLITAGGIIPPDDAKKLEELGVGRVFGPGSPISEIVEFIDENVRRLKKFSD, encoded by the coding sequence ATGGTCGAACGCTCAAAGGTTAGGGTTCTCATCGCTAAACCGGGACTCGACGGTCACGATAGGGGGGCCAAGGTCATAGCAAGGGCCCTTCGTGATGCGGGCTTCGAGGTCATATACACGGGGATAAGGCAGACACCGGAGCAGATAGTAGAGAGCGTCATCCAGGAGGACGTTGACGTCCTAGGCATAAGCATTCTGTCGGGTGCCCACATGGTCCTCATCCCGAAGATACTCCGGCTCCTTGAGGAGAGGGATCTAAAACCGAACGAGGACGTACTCATTACCGCTGGGGGGATAATCCCTCCTGACGATGCAAAGAAACTTGAGGAACTAGGCGTTGGACGGGTCTTTGGACCGGGTAGCCCGATAAGCGAGATCGTCGAGTTCATAGACGAAAACGTGAGGAGACTTAAGAAGTTCTCGGACTGA